A stretch of the Bacillus anthracis str. Vollum genome encodes the following:
- the kdpDN gene encoding KdpD-like non-kinase potassium sensor (KdpDN resembles contains the N-terminal sensor region of KdpD but lacks the C-terminal histidine kinase region.), with product MCVLYADDYKPTFQRRTPEEYLEYIRQQNRGKLKLYVGAAPGVGKSYKMLYDAREMKKDGMDIVIGLIETHGRKETEEAIADLEKVPLKEIQYKGKVFYELDVEGIIKRAPQVVVVDELAHSNVPGSKNKKRYMDVQELIDAGISVLSAFNIQHLESVHDIVAQITNVKVRERIPDFILQKANEIQLVDATPEVLRKRLIDGKIYKEEKIQQSLQNFFTLNNLGALRELSLREVADDMDEKISQTVIEPIGVKEKILVCVQYSSTAEKLIRRGWRMADRLNAELYVLNVEREKIDSLSAGKKQTIEEWKSLTNQFDASFVLEEANGRKPADVIIEVAKRLQVTQILLGQSARTRWDEIRKGSIVNEIMRETKYIDIHIVADQRA from the coding sequence GTGTGTGTGTTGTATGCGGATGACTATAAACCGACGTTTCAAAGGCGAACGCCAGAGGAATATTTAGAATATATTCGTCAGCAAAATCGTGGGAAGTTAAAGCTATATGTAGGGGCTGCTCCAGGAGTAGGGAAAAGTTATAAAATGCTCTATGATGCTAGAGAGATGAAAAAGGACGGTATGGATATTGTAATTGGTTTAATTGAAACGCACGGGAGAAAAGAGACGGAAGAAGCAATTGCTGATTTAGAAAAAGTTCCTTTGAAAGAAATACAGTATAAAGGAAAAGTATTTTATGAGCTTGATGTGGAAGGCATTATAAAACGTGCACCGCAAGTTGTTGTGGTGGATGAACTTGCGCATAGTAATGTTCCTGGATCTAAAAATAAGAAACGCTATATGGATGTACAGGAATTGATAGATGCCGGTATATCCGTATTATCAGCGTTTAACATCCAACATTTAGAAAGCGTTCATGACATTGTAGCTCAAATTACAAATGTAAAAGTAAGAGAACGCATTCCAGATTTTATTTTACAAAAAGCAAATGAAATTCAGCTTGTCGATGCAACGCCGGAAGTATTAAGGAAGAGACTAATAGACGGAAAGATATATAAAGAAGAAAAAATTCAGCAAAGCTTACAAAATTTCTTTACGCTTAATAATTTAGGGGCACTAAGAGAATTATCACTCCGAGAAGTTGCCGATGATATGGACGAGAAAATTAGCCAAACAGTGATAGAGCCGATTGGCGTGAAAGAAAAAATTCTCGTTTGTGTACAATACAGTTCAACAGCAGAGAAATTAATAAGACGGGGATGGCGCATGGCGGATCGGCTAAACGCCGAATTGTATGTATTAAATGTTGAAAGGGAAAAGATAGATTCTCTTTCAGCGGGGAAAAAGCAAACGATTGAAGAGTGGAAGTCGCTAACGAATCAATTTGATGCGAGTTTTGTATTAGAAGAAGCGAACGGAAGAAAGCCAGCGGATGTTATTATTGAAGTGGCGAAAAGACTGCAAGTAACGCAAATTTTACTTGGACAGTCGGCGAGAACAAGGTGGGATGAAATTCGAAAAGGTTCGATTGTAAATGAAATTATGAGAGAAACGAAGTATATTGATATTCATATCGTTGCGGATCAAAGAGCTTAA
- a CDS encoding SDR family oxidoreductase, which produces MPQQKNFVTMPAQHQNKQPGIESLMNPLPQFEDPNYKGSEKLKGKNVLITGGDSGIGRAVSIAFAKEGANIAIAYLDEEGDANETKQYVEKEGVKCVLLPGDLSDEQHCKDIVQETVRQLGSLNILVNNVAQQYPQQGLEYITAEQLEKTFRINIFSYFHVTKAALSHLKQGDVIINTASIVAYEGNETLIDYSATKGAIVAFTRSLSQSLVQKGIRVNGVAPGPIWTPLIPSSFDEKKVSQFGSNVPMQRPGQPYELAPAYVYLASSDSSYVTGQMIHVNGGVIVNG; this is translated from the coding sequence ATGCCGCAGCAAAAAAACTTTGTAACAATGCCAGCGCAACATCAAAACAAACAGCCTGGCATTGAATCATTAATGAATCCTCTACCGCAGTTTGAAGATCCAAATTATAAAGGAAGCGAAAAGCTAAAAGGAAAGAATGTATTAATTACAGGTGGAGATAGCGGAATTGGACGAGCTGTTTCCATCGCTTTTGCGAAAGAGGGAGCAAATATTGCGATTGCGTATTTAGATGAGGAGGGAGATGCAAATGAGACGAAACAATATGTTGAGAAAGAAGGCGTAAAGTGTGTATTGTTGCCAGGTGATTTAAGTGATGAACAGCATTGTAAAGATATTGTACAAGAGACTGTCCGGCAGCTAGGTAGTTTAAATATTTTAGTAAATAATGTCGCGCAGCAATATCCGCAGCAAGGACTAGAGTATATTACAGCAGAACAGTTAGAAAAGACTTTTCGTATTAATATTTTTTCTTATTTTCATGTTACGAAAGCAGCACTTTCTCATTTAAAGCAAGGGGATGTCATTATAAATACGGCATCTATCGTTGCATATGAAGGAAATGAAACGTTAATTGATTATTCCGCAACGAAAGGAGCTATCGTTGCTTTCACAAGATCACTTTCTCAATCGTTAGTGCAAAAAGGTATTCGTGTAAATGGTGTTGCGCCAGGACCAATTTGGACACCACTTATTCCATCAAGCTTTGATGAGAAAAAAGTATCACAGTTTGGGAGCAATGTTCCGATGCAAAGACCTGGTCAACCATATGAATTAGCGCCAGCATATGTATATTTAGCGTCTAGTGATTCATCCTATGTTACCGGGCAAATGATACATGTAAATGGGGGCGTTATTGTAAATGGATAG
- the kdpA gene encoding potassium-transporting ATPase subunit KdpA produces the protein MIWVAVVITMLLFILVAKPTGIYLEKAFQGSKKLDKVFGPFEKLIFKITGVKEYNQTWKQYALSLVLLNGFMIVVVYFIFRLQGVLPLNPAHIEGMEPTLAFNTAISFMADTNLQHYSGENGLSYLSQLIGITFLMFAAPATTLALVMAFIRGLAGKELGNFFIDFTRALTRVFLPIAFMAALVFVALGVPQTLDGAVTAQTIDGAKQSILRGPVASFVAIKELGNNGGGFFGANSTHPFENPGQMSNILQMMLMMLLPTALPFTYGRMVGNKKQGRILFVSLFMVFLLGFITITTSELNGNPALNAMGIEHVQGSTEGKEVRFGTVFSSLYATVTTAAETGAVNTMHDTLTPIGGLVPLVNMMLNTVYGGVGAGFVNIIMYAIIAVFISGLMVGRTPEFLGKKIEGKEMKLIAVTILFHPLLILGFSALALSTSLGTDAISHSGFHGLTQVVYEYTSSAANNGSGFEGLGDNTPFWNITTGLVMFLGRYFSLITMLAVAASLKEKTVVPETVGTFRTDNGLFGGIFIGTIVIVGALTFFPMLVLGPIAEFLTLK, from the coding sequence ATGATTTGGGTTGCAGTCGTTATTACAATGTTATTGTTTATTCTTGTGGCAAAGCCAACGGGAATTTATTTAGAGAAAGCTTTTCAAGGTAGTAAAAAGCTAGATAAAGTATTCGGGCCTTTTGAAAAACTTATTTTTAAAATTACAGGTGTAAAAGAATACAATCAAACGTGGAAACAGTACGCATTATCATTAGTTTTATTAAACGGATTTATGATTGTTGTCGTATATTTCATTTTCAGACTACAAGGAGTATTGCCATTAAATCCAGCACACATTGAAGGAATGGAGCCTACGCTCGCTTTTAATACAGCAATTAGTTTTATGGCTGATACAAACTTACAGCATTATAGCGGTGAAAATGGTTTATCTTATTTATCACAATTAATCGGAATTACATTCTTAATGTTTGCAGCACCGGCAACGACGTTAGCACTTGTAATGGCGTTTATAAGGGGACTTGCTGGAAAAGAACTTGGCAACTTTTTCATTGATTTTACGAGAGCATTAACGAGAGTGTTTCTTCCTATCGCATTTATGGCGGCACTAGTCTTTGTCGCACTTGGTGTACCACAAACGTTAGACGGGGCAGTTACGGCGCAAACGATTGATGGCGCGAAGCAAAGTATTTTACGCGGGCCAGTTGCATCATTCGTTGCCATTAAGGAACTTGGAAATAACGGCGGTGGATTTTTCGGAGCTAATTCTACACATCCTTTTGAAAATCCAGGGCAAATGAGTAATATTTTGCAAATGATGCTTATGATGTTATTGCCAACAGCACTTCCATTTACGTACGGAAGAATGGTAGGAAATAAAAAACAAGGTCGCATCCTTTTCGTTTCACTATTCATGGTGTTTTTACTAGGATTTATAACGATTACGACATCTGAACTAAACGGGAATCCGGCATTAAATGCAATGGGTATTGAACATGTACAAGGAAGTACAGAAGGAAAAGAAGTAAGGTTCGGAACCGTATTTTCTTCACTATACGCAACAGTAACGACAGCTGCTGAAACCGGAGCCGTGAATACGATGCATGATACGTTAACACCAATTGGCGGTCTAGTCCCGCTCGTGAATATGATGTTAAATACAGTATACGGCGGCGTTGGAGCAGGCTTTGTGAACATTATTATGTATGCGATTATCGCAGTCTTTATATCTGGATTAATGGTCGGACGGACACCAGAGTTTTTAGGTAAGAAAATTGAAGGTAAGGAAATGAAATTAATTGCGGTAACGATACTATTTCATCCATTGCTCATTTTAGGATTTTCGGCATTAGCTCTTTCAACAAGTTTAGGGACGGATGCTATTTCTCATTCCGGTTTCCACGGTTTAACGCAAGTTGTATATGAATATACATCGTCAGCTGCGAATAACGGATCTGGATTTGAAGGATTAGGAGATAATACACCGTTTTGGAATATTACGACTGGTTTAGTTATGTTTTTAGGACGCTACTTCAGTTTAATTACGATGCTAGCTGTGGCAGCTTCGCTAAAAGAGAAAACGGTTGTACCAGAAACAGTTGGAACGTTCCGGACAGATAATGGTTTATTTGGAGGCATCTTTATTGGGACGATTGTAATTGTTGGTGCGTTAACATTCTTCCCAATGTTAGTACTCGGACCAATTGCAGAATTTCTTACATTGAAGTAA
- the kdpC gene encoding K(+)-transporting ATPase subunit C, translating into MAKKQSILSPIIRITFTFLVLCGLVYPLIVTGIAQAVMKDNADGSLIYNDKNEVIGSKLIGQNFTDPRYFHGRVSSIEYKAEASGSNNYAPSNPDLEKRVEKSIEEWKKQNPSVPVTEVPIDLVTNSGSGLDPDISPKAASVQVERISKLTNIPKETLDQLIKDQTEGAALGLFGETRVNVLKLNLGLQKIMK; encoded by the coding sequence ATGGCGAAGAAACAAAGTATACTGTCACCAATCATCCGTATTACTTTTACATTTTTAGTTTTGTGCGGCCTTGTATACCCACTTATTGTTACTGGTATTGCACAAGCGGTAATGAAGGATAATGCGGATGGAAGTCTAATATATAATGATAAAAATGAAGTGATTGGTTCTAAATTAATCGGTCAAAATTTCACAGATCCACGTTATTTTCATGGGCGTGTTTCTAGTATTGAATATAAGGCAGAAGCATCTGGTTCAAATAACTATGCACCGTCTAATCCAGATTTAGAGAAACGAGTAGAGAAAAGTATTGAAGAGTGGAAGAAACAAAACCCATCTGTTCCAGTTACAGAAGTGCCGATCGATTTAGTGACAAATTCAGGTTCAGGGCTAGATCCTGATATTAGTCCGAAGGCAGCTTCTGTACAGGTAGAGCGTATCTCGAAATTAACGAATATCCCGAAAGAAACGCTAGATCAATTGATTAAAGATCAAACGGAAGGTGCGGCACTTGGTTTATTTGGAGAGACCCGCGTAAATGTCTTAAAGTTAAATTTAGGGTTACAGAAAATAATGAAATAG
- a CDS encoding MFS transporter encodes MKKSKLTFILYVVCMSALLGSFAQNIYTPILPMIQNSFHTSLYLVNVTVSLFTFVLAIMQLIYGPLIDTKGRKSVLIPSLIISTIGSIGCAFSANIYLFLFFRAVQAIGIAAIPVVAATIIGDLFEGKERGEAMSLYQMLLALAPAIGPLIGGYLGSINGHVSVFLFLSILGILLLTINISLLPETKPTVSQQPQSKKNHWFILKNKTGFSITLIGFIQFCIYFCFLVFLPSISTNLFHLTASEIGLMFVPMSLSIMLGSYCFKLLQKRFTTKQALFITSFFNIICVTLFSFTYSINIPFIIIVTSLYGFSMGLSMPTHTTLLTEEFVQERATAIGMYNFIRYLGMGTVPLVGGFLVFNQNYFWIFFLGAIMFLLIILYAMKMLRFPTTQKVK; translated from the coding sequence ATGAAAAAATCTAAACTAACTTTCATTTTATATGTTGTCTGTATGAGTGCCCTACTCGGTTCCTTCGCTCAAAATATTTACACACCTATCTTACCGATGATTCAAAATTCTTTTCACACTTCTCTTTATCTTGTAAATGTAACAGTTTCACTTTTCACATTTGTTCTTGCGATTATGCAGCTCATATATGGACCTTTAATTGATACAAAAGGAAGAAAGTCTGTCCTTATCCCTAGTTTAATTATTAGTACAATTGGTTCAATAGGATGTGCTTTTTCGGCAAACATTTATTTATTTCTCTTTTTTAGAGCTGTTCAAGCTATAGGAATAGCGGCTATACCTGTAGTCGCAGCAACGATTATTGGCGATTTATTTGAAGGAAAAGAACGAGGAGAAGCAATGAGCCTTTATCAAATGTTACTTGCTCTTGCACCTGCGATTGGCCCCCTCATTGGTGGTTATCTCGGTAGTATAAACGGCCATGTATCCGTATTTCTCTTTTTATCTATACTTGGCATTCTCTTATTAACGATAAACATTTCACTACTTCCAGAAACAAAACCAACTGTAAGTCAGCAACCGCAATCAAAAAAGAATCACTGGTTTATCTTAAAAAATAAAACTGGATTTTCTATTACTCTTATTGGCTTCATTCAATTTTGTATTTACTTTTGTTTCCTCGTTTTTTTACCGAGCATTTCAACAAATTTATTTCACTTAACTGCAAGTGAAATTGGTCTTATGTTTGTACCTATGTCCCTTTCTATTATGTTAGGAAGTTATTGCTTCAAACTTTTGCAAAAACGCTTCACAACAAAACAAGCTTTATTCATTACAAGTTTCTTCAATATTATATGTGTCACTTTATTTTCTTTCACATATAGCATCAATATTCCATTCATCATTATCGTTACATCTTTGTACGGTTTTAGCATGGGACTTTCTATGCCAACCCACACTACTTTATTAACGGAGGAATTCGTACAAGAACGCGCAACCGCTATCGGTATGTATAACTTCATCCGCTATCTCGGTATGGGAACAGTACCACTTGTAGGTGGATTTCTTGTATTTAATCAAAATTACTTTTGGATTTTCTTCTTAGGAGCAATTATGTTTCTACTCATAATCTTATATGCGATGAAAATGCTACGCTTCCCTACCACACAAAAAGTAAAATAG
- the kdpB gene encoding potassium-transporting ATPase subunit KdpB: MRPVVVKEKRVNESHIHAVEDEVRQAKTMDRDIVKHAMKQSVAKLNPKVMIKNPIMFVVEIGFVITFILSFLPSHSSSIPGWFNITVSLILLFTVLFANFAEALAEGRGKAQADSLKQSKKDVFANVVKENGEIVQVSATDLRKDDVVIVKQGEMIPSDGEVIKGLASVDESAITGESAPVIKEAGGDFCSVTGGTMVVSDEITIVITSNPGKSFIDKMISLVEGAARQKTPNEIALNTVLTSLTLIFLIVVVTLPIFTNYLGFQIDTAVLVALLVCLIPTTIGGLLSAIGIAGMDRVTKFNVLAMSGKAVEAAGDINTIILDKTGTITFGNRMAHTLLPVGNETIEQVGKWAAISSVLDETPEGRSVIEYVQAKSISYNRELAEQGEFIPFKAETRMSGVDLQDGMKVRKGAVGSVIEWVRSQGGTIPKDVNQKADFISKEGGTPLVVAVDNRIYGLIYLKDTVKPGMRERFEQLRQMGIKTVMCTGDNPLTAATIAKEAGVDEFVAECKPEDKIAVIKAEQDKGKLVAMTGDGTNDAPALAQADVGLAMNSGTTAAKEAANMIDLDSNPTKIIEVVGIGKQLLMTRGALTTFSIANDIAKYFAIIPAMFTLAIPQMEALNIMKLTSPLSAILSALLFNAVIIPLLIPLAMKGIAYKPMSSNALLGRNLLIYGLGGVIVPFIGIKVIDIIVGLFI; the protein is encoded by the coding sequence ATGAGACCGGTAGTAGTAAAAGAAAAAAGAGTAAATGAGTCACACATACATGCGGTAGAAGATGAGGTTAGACAAGCGAAAACGATGGATCGTGATATCGTGAAACATGCGATGAAACAATCCGTTGCGAAATTGAATCCGAAAGTTATGATAAAGAATCCGATTATGTTCGTTGTAGAAATTGGGTTTGTCATTACGTTCATTTTATCGTTTCTTCCAAGTCATTCTAGTAGTATACCAGGATGGTTTAATATAACTGTTTCTCTCATTCTATTATTTACAGTTTTATTTGCGAACTTTGCAGAAGCATTAGCAGAAGGTCGTGGTAAAGCGCAAGCTGATTCTTTAAAGCAGTCGAAGAAAGATGTGTTTGCAAATGTTGTAAAAGAAAATGGAGAAATTGTTCAAGTTTCAGCAACTGACCTTAGAAAAGATGACGTTGTTATTGTAAAGCAAGGTGAGATGATTCCAAGTGATGGTGAAGTCATTAAAGGATTAGCGTCTGTTGATGAATCTGCGATTACAGGGGAATCAGCACCTGTAATAAAAGAAGCGGGCGGTGATTTTTGTTCCGTAACAGGCGGTACGATGGTTGTAAGTGATGAGATTACGATTGTCATTACGAGTAATCCTGGTAAATCCTTTATTGATAAAATGATTTCGTTAGTAGAAGGAGCTGCTCGTCAAAAAACACCGAATGAGATTGCTTTAAATACAGTATTAACGAGCTTAACTCTTATTTTCTTAATCGTTGTTGTGACGCTGCCGATTTTTACAAATTATTTAGGATTTCAAATTGATACAGCTGTACTTGTCGCGTTGTTAGTTTGTTTAATTCCGACGACAATTGGTGGGTTATTATCGGCAATTGGTATTGCCGGGATGGACCGCGTGACAAAGTTTAATGTGTTAGCGATGTCGGGTAAAGCAGTGGAAGCTGCGGGTGATATTAATACAATTATTTTAGATAAAACGGGTACGATTACTTTCGGGAACCGAATGGCTCATACATTATTACCTGTAGGAAATGAAACGATTGAGCAAGTTGGAAAGTGGGCCGCTATTAGTTCTGTTTTAGATGAAACACCAGAAGGTCGATCTGTAATTGAGTATGTGCAGGCGAAATCTATATCATATAATAGAGAACTTGCGGAACAAGGCGAGTTCATTCCATTTAAAGCAGAAACGAGAATGAGTGGTGTTGATTTACAGGACGGAATGAAAGTGAGAAAAGGTGCTGTAGGTAGCGTGATTGAATGGGTTAGGTCACAAGGTGGAACAATTCCGAAAGATGTAAATCAAAAAGCAGATTTCATTTCAAAAGAGGGCGGAACACCACTTGTAGTTGCAGTAGATAATCGTATTTACGGTTTAATCTATTTAAAAGATACAGTAAAACCTGGTATGCGTGAACGTTTTGAACAGTTGCGTCAAATGGGGATTAAAACGGTTATGTGTACAGGGGATAACCCTTTAACAGCAGCGACCATTGCAAAAGAAGCTGGAGTAGATGAATTTGTTGCTGAGTGTAAACCAGAAGATAAAATTGCGGTTATTAAAGCAGAGCAAGATAAAGGGAAACTTGTAGCGATGACAGGTGATGGTACAAATGATGCACCGGCATTAGCGCAAGCTGACGTTGGATTAGCAATGAATAGTGGTACGACAGCTGCGAAAGAAGCAGCGAATATGATTGATTTAGATTCGAACCCGACAAAAATTATTGAGGTTGTAGGAATCGGTAAGCAATTATTAATGACACGCGGTGCGTTAACGACGTTTAGTATTGCGAATGATATCGCAAAATATTTCGCTATCATTCCAGCGATGTTTACACTTGCGATTCCGCAAATGGAAGCATTGAACATTATGAAACTAACATCACCGCTGTCAGCGATTTTATCAGCATTACTATTTAATGCAGTTATTATTCCGTTACTCATTCCGTTAGCGATGAAGGGTATCGCATATAAACCGATGAGTTCAAATGCACTACTTGGCCGAAACCTACTTATTTATGGGCTTGGCGGAGTGATTGTACCGTTCATTGGAATTAAAGTAATTGATATCATTGTCGGATTGTTCATATAA
- a CDS encoding NCS2 family permease, translated as MFNLSKHKTSIKTEIMAGIITFLTMAYIIVVNPVILGDAGVPFEQAFTATIIAAVVGTLFMAIFTNLPIAIAPGMGLNAYFSYSVVKAHEGMTFAIAFSAVFVAGMILILLSFTSFRTKLMEAIPENLKHAITAGIGLFIAFIGLRLTGIVTKNEANLVGLGDLHSAPVLLALAGLGITIVLMSLNVNGALFIGMLLTGIIAFFTGQLTFSNGVTSMPGLPEGIIVSNPITAVSDVINYGLYGVVFSFFLVTLFDTTGTLLGVAQQGGFMKDGKLPKAGRALLSDSFSATIGSMFGTTPSTAYIESSAGVAAGGRTGLTTVTVAVLFALAAFFGPLVSAVSGVSAITAPSLIIVGSLMMGSVRHIDWDAFDEAFPAFLVILSMPLTSSIATGIALGFISYPLMKVAKGKFRAVHPLVYVFGILFAYQLIFLPH; from the coding sequence ATGTTTAACCTTTCAAAACATAAAACTTCTATTAAAACTGAAATTATGGCAGGTATTATTACCTTCTTAACAATGGCATATATCATTGTCGTAAACCCAGTCATCCTTGGGGATGCAGGTGTTCCATTTGAACAAGCATTTACAGCAACCATTATCGCTGCTGTTGTCGGAACATTATTTATGGCGATCTTTACAAACTTACCAATCGCAATTGCACCAGGTATGGGATTAAATGCTTACTTCTCTTACTCTGTTGTAAAAGCTCATGAAGGCATGACTTTCGCAATTGCATTCTCTGCTGTATTCGTAGCAGGTATGATTTTAATTTTATTATCATTCACATCTTTCCGTACAAAATTAATGGAAGCAATTCCTGAAAACTTAAAACATGCAATTACTGCTGGTATCGGGCTTTTCATCGCCTTTATCGGTTTACGTTTAACAGGTATCGTTACAAAAAATGAAGCAAACTTAGTTGGACTTGGTGATCTTCACTCTGCTCCAGTACTACTAGCATTAGCTGGACTTGGAATTACGATTGTTCTTATGTCTTTAAATGTAAATGGTGCACTATTTATCGGTATGCTATTAACTGGTATTATTGCTTTCTTCACAGGACAATTAACATTCTCAAACGGCGTTACATCAATGCCTGGATTACCAGAAGGAATTATCGTTTCAAATCCAATTACTGCTGTATCTGACGTAATTAACTACGGATTATACGGCGTTGTATTCTCATTCTTCCTTGTTACACTATTCGATACAACAGGTACATTACTTGGTGTTGCTCAACAAGGTGGATTTATGAAAGACGGAAAGCTTCCAAAAGCTGGACGAGCTCTTCTATCTGACTCATTCTCAGCAACAATCGGTTCTATGTTCGGAACAACACCATCAACAGCTTACATTGAATCTTCTGCTGGCGTTGCAGCTGGTGGTCGTACTGGTTTAACAACTGTTACAGTAGCTGTTCTATTCGCTCTAGCAGCATTCTTCGGACCATTAGTAAGTGCCGTTTCTGGTGTATCAGCTATTACTGCACCATCACTAATTATCGTTGGTAGTCTTATGATGGGTTCAGTTCGCCACATCGATTGGGACGCATTTGATGAAGCATTCCCAGCATTCTTAGTAATCTTAAGCATGCCACTTACATCAAGTATCGCAACAGGTATTGCACTTGGATTTATTTCATACCCACTTATGAAAGTGGCAAAAGGTAAGTTCCGTGCTGTTCACCCACTTGTATATGTATTTGGAATTTTGTTTGCTTATCAATTGATATTCTTACCACATTAA
- a CDS encoding patatin-like phospholipase family protein: MLENTGLVLEGGGMRGVYTGGILEYFMEQDLYFPYVIGVSAGACHAASYLSRQRNRNKTVNIDYASHPKYLSYKNLWRKRQLFDMDFIFHEIPEKHVPFDFETYFNSPERFLVGTTDCETGQSVYFEKEGTNDDALNLLQASSSLPFIAPVVNYRGKQLLDGGISDPIPVRKAQEDGFKKSVVILTRNHGYAKKKSRFGWVAAKAYKKYPNLVNTMLNRYEVYNETLHYIEKEEQAGNLFVIRPEVPLQVDRMEKDTAKLQSLYEQGYEDAKRQFADLKAFLQK, translated from the coding sequence ATGCTTGAAAATACAGGGTTAGTATTAGAAGGCGGCGGTATGCGTGGTGTATATACGGGCGGGATATTAGAATACTTTATGGAACAAGATTTATATTTTCCATATGTAATCGGTGTATCAGCTGGTGCTTGTCATGCAGCGTCGTATCTTTCCAGACAAAGAAATAGAAATAAAACGGTCAATATTGATTATGCATCACATCCAAAATATTTATCGTATAAAAATTTATGGAGAAAACGTCAGCTATTTGATATGGATTTCATTTTTCATGAAATTCCAGAAAAGCATGTGCCGTTTGATTTTGAAACATACTTTAATAGCCCAGAACGTTTTCTTGTAGGAACGACGGATTGTGAAACAGGACAGTCTGTTTATTTTGAAAAAGAAGGAACGAATGATGATGCACTAAATTTATTACAAGCGTCTAGTTCATTGCCTTTCATTGCACCAGTAGTAAATTATCGTGGTAAGCAACTGTTAGATGGTGGGATTTCTGATCCAATTCCAGTTCGTAAAGCACAGGAAGATGGATTTAAAAAATCAGTCGTAATTTTAACAAGAAATCACGGTTACGCGAAGAAAAAATCAAGATTTGGGTGGGTTGCCGCGAAAGCTTATAAAAAATATCCGAACCTTGTGAATACGATGCTAAATCGTTATGAAGTGTATAATGAAACACTTCACTATATTGAAAAAGAAGAACAGGCAGGTAATTTATTTGTTATTCGTCCAGAAGTACCGCTTCAAGTAGATCGTATGGAAAAGGATACGGCCAAATTACAAAGTTTATATGAGCAAGGCTATGAAGATGCAAAGAGACAGTTTGCAGATTTAAAGGCGTTCTTGCAAAAATAA
- a CDS encoding MarR family transcriptional regulator: MKHAMKQMEILSDIRTLLHKKEEHLKRQNEKFLYETGVSSMSLSELHVIECIGKNGLMNVTAITTEMGMTKGAISKICTKLFQKQFVEKMQMLDNQKEIFFRLTESGNEIYKAHEKLHKQAEEKWLLLLDRYTKEEQDFIQRFVKDVSDHLEI; the protein is encoded by the coding sequence TTGAAGCATGCAATGAAGCAAATGGAAATACTTTCGGACATTCGTACACTTTTGCATAAAAAAGAAGAACATTTAAAACGACAAAACGAGAAGTTTCTTTATGAGACGGGTGTAAGTAGTATGTCTTTATCTGAGTTACATGTAATCGAATGTATCGGAAAAAATGGTTTGATGAATGTAACGGCAATTACGACAGAAATGGGTATGACGAAGGGAGCAATCTCTAAAATTTGTACAAAGTTGTTTCAAAAGCAATTTGTTGAGAAGATGCAAATGTTAGATAATCAAAAAGAAATTTTCTTCCGCTTAACGGAAAGTGGAAATGAAATATATAAAGCTCATGAGAAATTGCATAAACAAGCTGAAGAAAAGTGGCTGTTACTTTTAGATAGATACACGAAAGAAGAACAAGATTTTATTCAAAGGTTCGTAAAGGATGTCTCCGATCATTTGGAAATATAA